A single Phytohabitans houttuyneae DNA region contains:
- a CDS encoding carbohydrate ABC transporter permease, whose amino-acid sequence MTAPAGSTARNRAPRRHLPLQILLGFLLVYFVMPFWWVVVNSSKDAPGLFGGGNTLWFSGEIDYIGNLRELFTYNGGIYTRWILNSTLYAVAGGVGATVLAVMAGYGFAKFRFGGRRFSFAVMLGAVMVPATALVIPTFIMFSKLGLTNTIWAVILPSLLNPFGVYLIHVYARDAVPTELLDAARVDGAGEARTFLRIALPLMRPAIVTVLLLSVVASWNNYFLPLAMLSDNRLFPVTVGLGMWQGIASANNAGSTSLWSLIILGALVSVIPLIVAFFTLQRHWRGGLSVGGLR is encoded by the coding sequence ATGACCGCCCCCGCTGGCAGCACCGCACGCAACCGCGCCCCGCGGCGGCACCTGCCCCTGCAGATCCTCCTCGGCTTCCTGCTCGTCTACTTCGTGATGCCGTTCTGGTGGGTCGTGGTCAACAGCTCGAAAGACGCTCCCGGGCTCTTCGGCGGTGGCAACACACTCTGGTTCTCCGGCGAGATCGACTACATCGGAAACCTGAGGGAGCTGTTCACCTACAACGGAGGGATCTACACCCGGTGGATCCTGAACTCCACGTTGTACGCCGTCGCCGGCGGCGTCGGTGCCACCGTCCTCGCCGTGATGGCCGGTTACGGGTTCGCCAAGTTCCGGTTCGGCGGCAGGCGGTTCAGCTTCGCCGTCATGCTGGGCGCGGTGATGGTCCCGGCGACCGCCCTGGTGATCCCCACGTTCATCATGTTTTCGAAGCTCGGCCTGACGAACACGATCTGGGCGGTGATACTCCCGTCACTGCTCAACCCGTTCGGCGTCTACCTGATCCACGTGTACGCGCGCGACGCCGTGCCCACCGAGCTGCTGGACGCGGCCCGGGTCGACGGCGCGGGCGAAGCGCGCACGTTCCTGCGGATCGCCCTTCCGCTGATGCGACCCGCGATCGTCACGGTGCTGCTGCTGTCCGTCGTGGCGTCCTGGAACAACTACTTCCTTCCGCTCGCGATGCTGTCGGACAACCGCCTGTTTCCGGTGACGGTGGGACTGGGCATGTGGCAGGGCATCGCCTCGGCGAACAACGCCGGCAGTACCTCGCTGTGGAGCCTCATCATCCTGGGCGCGCTCGTATCGGTGATCCCGCTCATCGTCGCCTTCTTCACCCTGCAACGCCACTGGCGCGGTGGGCTGTCCGTCGGCGGGTTGAGGTAG
- a CDS encoding ABC transporter substrate-binding protein, whose amino-acid sequence MNSKPLRAAVSALALSSALVACSSGGDDGGGANASNCTNAIPKKDLPVVTMWAWYPNMDRVIDNFNQQNNEVQVCWTNVGQGGDAYDKFQTAISAGTGAPDVVMIEMDRIPTFQIQDALVDISDFGYADVKDDFGPGPWKDVSVGNAVYGVPIDGGPLALIYRKDVFAKYGVTPPRTWDEYEQAAQKVKDAGGPLFGDLGANVPALMMALQIQKGATPYTYDPAQPQTIGVKLNDQASKDVLDYWGRLVKKGLIGTQDQFTPEYISGVINGNYATYVSAAWAPGYLTGAGVGQGQDTGKFAVAPLPQWDAANPVQVNWGGSAFSVTRQSKKPELAAKAAYGVYADEKSLTDGWTNQIIFPLNEKALKDPKFIDLKVAFFNGQQANKEVYVPAANAYKGVTYSPFGQYYFDAMTKQLGELIKGSVTGSQAADRVQEDVTKYAKEQGFTVQ is encoded by the coding sequence ATGAACAGCAAACCACTGCGTGCCGCGGTCTCCGCGCTGGCTCTTTCCTCCGCGCTCGTCGCGTGTTCCTCCGGCGGGGACGACGGTGGCGGCGCCAACGCCAGCAACTGCACGAATGCCATTCCCAAGAAGGACCTGCCGGTCGTGACGATGTGGGCCTGGTACCCGAACATGGACCGGGTCATCGACAACTTCAACCAGCAGAACAACGAGGTGCAGGTCTGCTGGACGAACGTGGGCCAGGGCGGCGACGCGTACGACAAGTTCCAGACCGCGATCTCGGCCGGGACCGGTGCGCCCGACGTCGTCATGATCGAGATGGACCGGATCCCGACCTTCCAGATCCAGGACGCGCTCGTGGACATCAGCGACTTCGGCTATGCCGACGTCAAAGACGACTTCGGGCCGGGCCCCTGGAAGGACGTCTCCGTGGGCAACGCGGTCTACGGCGTGCCGATCGACGGCGGCCCGCTGGCGCTGATCTACCGGAAGGACGTATTCGCCAAGTACGGCGTCACACCGCCGCGGACGTGGGACGAGTACGAGCAGGCGGCACAGAAGGTTAAGGACGCGGGCGGCCCGCTCTTCGGCGACCTGGGCGCCAACGTGCCGGCGCTCATGATGGCCCTTCAGATCCAGAAGGGCGCGACGCCGTACACCTACGATCCCGCCCAGCCGCAGACGATCGGCGTCAAGCTGAACGACCAAGCCTCCAAGGACGTCCTCGACTACTGGGGGCGGCTGGTGAAGAAGGGCCTGATCGGGACGCAGGACCAGTTCACACCGGAGTACATCTCGGGTGTCATCAACGGCAACTACGCGACGTACGTCTCGGCGGCGTGGGCGCCCGGCTACCTCACCGGCGCGGGCGTCGGCCAGGGCCAGGACACCGGCAAGTTCGCCGTCGCGCCGCTGCCGCAGTGGGATGCCGCCAACCCGGTCCAGGTGAACTGGGGCGGATCGGCCTTCTCGGTGACCCGCCAGTCGAAGAAGCCCGAACTGGCGGCCAAGGCGGCGTACGGCGTCTACGCCGACGAGAAGTCGCTGACCGACGGCTGGACGAACCAGATCATCTTCCCGCTGAACGAGAAGGCGCTCAAGGACCCGAAGTTCATCGACCTGAAGGTGGCTTTCTTCAACGGCCAGCAGGCCAACAAGGAGGTGTACGTCCCCGCCGCGAACGCCTACAAGGGGGTCACCTACAGCCCGTTCGGCCAGTACTACTTCGACGCCATGACCAAACAGCTGGGCGAGCTCATCAAGGGTTCCGTCACCGGCTCGCAAGCCGCTGACCGGGTCCAGGAGGACGTGACGAAGTACGCCAAGGAACAGGGGTTCACGGTCCAGTGA
- a CDS encoding alpha/beta hydrolase has protein sequence MVSTPQHWRNRRQRTRVPVLVTAAVAVAGTVLAASMVVATPALAQTPWLTVSEDGYASFAVPTDYVQSNLGEVSQLVVEGNFGPSSSWAELGLTRRGSAWSATIGPLGPGSYTYELTADDTKTIKDPTNPTRVTSQPTWSTFFVSGDSARLLADVPAGRGGTVDVLRYHSGGAAERSATVWTPPGYAAGRGRPYPVLYLQAGEGGGHADWVELGRAKQILDNLFLRGAMEPMVVVMGDGGGADHRAELAALMRAARLGYHISPDPARQALAGTSSGGSQVLRLVLAHPGDFAYVGSFAGLVSDTPGRVDPRAVNRATKLLRLYTGNVTDPAYNPTYRLMRTLDRAGVRYEFDGVNPDVGHTWKAWQEDLIDFVPRLFRPVRDHGPSRGHSSLDREFRLPPTGTTPTPWLTRQANGDTFVTFETSTAYSTAQHVTVWGNWAPGGSWLRIPTTRHGDRWRVTLGPLDPWFYYQKFIVDRVSVKDTSNPTSVTTEPTWSTFLVPGKAARLLTNVPEGRGGTLGKLTYDSAVVGQQRTAYVWTPPGYQPDRATPYPVFYLQHGGGQNYTDWVEMGRAKQILDNQYLRGDIEPMVVVMGNGNVPNFTAELLENLDPAVRAAYNVSTDPAQRALAGLSMGGGQTYQVLRTHPGQFAYIGTFSAGFGGASGVDVAAVNEGTELLRVYTGDVTDFVYPAVLATLATFDALGIEYEFAGVTTGPHGWDVWQKNLIDFAPRLFKHDQR, from the coding sequence ATGGTGTCCACCCCTCAACACTGGCGAAACCGCCGGCAGCGGACGCGCGTGCCGGTCCTTGTCACCGCCGCGGTGGCGGTCGCGGGCACGGTACTCGCGGCATCCATGGTCGTGGCGACACCGGCGCTGGCGCAGACACCTTGGCTCACCGTGTCCGAGGACGGTTACGCGTCGTTCGCCGTGCCGACGGACTACGTCCAAAGCAACCTCGGCGAGGTCTCGCAGCTCGTCGTCGAGGGAAACTTCGGCCCCTCCTCCAGTTGGGCGGAGCTCGGACTGACGCGCCGGGGCAGCGCCTGGAGCGCTACGATCGGCCCGCTCGGGCCGGGGTCGTACACCTACGAACTCACCGCGGACGACACGAAGACCATCAAGGACCCGACGAATCCGACGCGAGTCACCTCGCAGCCGACCTGGAGCACCTTCTTCGTTTCCGGTGACTCAGCACGGCTGCTCGCCGATGTGCCGGCGGGGCGGGGCGGCACGGTCGACGTCCTTCGGTACCACAGCGGCGGGGCGGCCGAACGGTCCGCGACGGTGTGGACGCCGCCGGGGTACGCCGCCGGTCGCGGCAGGCCCTATCCGGTGCTGTACCTGCAGGCCGGCGAAGGCGGTGGCCACGCCGACTGGGTCGAGCTCGGGCGGGCCAAGCAGATCCTCGACAACCTCTTCCTCCGTGGCGCCATGGAGCCAATGGTGGTGGTGATGGGCGACGGTGGCGGGGCGGACCACCGCGCCGAGCTGGCGGCCCTCATGCGAGCGGCCCGCCTCGGCTACCACATCTCCCCCGATCCCGCGCGCCAGGCGCTCGCCGGAACGTCCTCGGGAGGATCCCAGGTGCTGCGCCTGGTGCTGGCTCACCCGGGAGACTTCGCTTACGTCGGCTCCTTCGCCGGCCTGGTGTCGGACACCCCCGGGCGCGTGGACCCCAGGGCGGTCAACAGAGCGACCAAGCTCCTGCGCCTCTACACCGGAAACGTGACCGACCCCGCGTACAACCCCACGTACCGGCTGATGCGGACCCTGGACAGGGCGGGAGTCAGGTACGAGTTCGACGGCGTCAATCCCGACGTCGGCCACACCTGGAAAGCATGGCAGGAAGACCTCATCGACTTCGTGCCCCGGCTGTTCAGGCCGGTCCGCGACCACGGCCCTAGCCGCGGTCACTCGAGTCTGGACAGAGAGTTCAGGCTGCCGCCCACCGGCACCACGCCGACGCCGTGGCTCACCAGGCAGGCCAACGGGGACACCTTCGTCACCTTCGAAACCAGCACCGCCTACTCGACCGCTCAGCACGTCACCGTGTGGGGCAACTGGGCGCCGGGCGGAAGCTGGCTGCGCATCCCGACCACCCGTCACGGCGACCGGTGGCGGGTGACCCTCGGGCCCCTCGACCCCTGGTTCTACTACCAAAAGTTCATCGTGGACCGCGTCTCGGTGAAGGACACGTCTAATCCGACCTCGGTCACCACGGAACCGACGTGGAGCACGTTCCTGGTGCCCGGCAAGGCGGCCAGACTACTCACCAACGTGCCCGAAGGTCGTGGCGGCACACTCGGGAAACTCACCTACGACAGCGCGGTGGTCGGACAGCAACGAACGGCGTACGTGTGGACGCCGCCCGGCTACCAGCCCGATCGCGCGACGCCTTATCCCGTCTTCTACCTGCAGCACGGCGGCGGCCAGAACTACACCGACTGGGTGGAGATGGGCCGCGCCAAGCAGATCCTCGACAACCAGTATCTCCGTGGGGACATCGAGCCCATGGTGGTCGTGATGGGTAACGGCAACGTACCCAACTTCACGGCCGAGCTGCTCGAAAACCTCGATCCGGCGGTACGTGCCGCCTACAACGTGTCCACCGACCCGGCACAGCGAGCCCTCGCCGGTCTCTCGATGGGCGGCGGCCAGACCTATCAGGTGCTCAGGACTCATCCGGGTCAGTTCGCCTACATCGGCACCTTCTCCGCCGGCTTCGGCGGCGCCTCGGGAGTCGACGTGGCGGCGGTCAACGAAGGCACCGAGCTGTTGCGTGTGTACACCGGGGACGTGACGGACTTCGTCTACCCCGCGGTCCTCGCCACGTTGGCGACCTTCGACGCCCTCGGTATCGAGTACGAGTTCGCCGGGGTCACCACGGGCCCGCACGGCTGGGACGTGTGGCAGAAGAATCTCATCGACTTCGCGCCCCGTCTGTTCAAACACGACCAGAGGTAG
- a CDS encoding LacI family DNA-binding transcriptional regulator translates to MDRIKVAVTMSDVARVAGVSTATVSRVVNGHYGVSASTVAHVRATIEELGYESSLVATSLRRSRTNVLGLVAHSFESYTAEVLKGVMKALKGSGYDLIIYVNSDVYGTDADGWEQRHLNRLSGTLTDGCILVTPWSTVHSSTPVVAIDPVKDSTIPSVTADNLTGATAAVGHLIGLGHRRIGFIAGRSSLQAASSREEGYHRALARAGIAVDPGLVRRGDFQPDTAVPLARALLDSPDRPTAIFAASDGMALKVLDVARELGLSVPDDLSIVGFDNVPESALAQPALTTVDQSMYQLGYEAARLLTALVTGAPEGAHQVLLPVKLVVRGSTAPPGTTHL, encoded by the coding sequence GTGGACAGGATCAAGGTCGCCGTCACGATGAGTGACGTCGCGCGGGTCGCGGGCGTCTCCACCGCCACTGTCTCGCGGGTCGTGAACGGTCACTACGGCGTCAGCGCCAGCACGGTCGCGCATGTCCGCGCGACCATCGAGGAGCTGGGCTACGAGTCGAGTCTTGTCGCCACGAGCCTTCGTCGCAGCCGCACCAACGTTCTGGGCCTCGTGGCGCACAGCTTCGAGTCGTACACGGCCGAGGTCCTCAAAGGCGTGATGAAGGCGCTGAAGGGATCCGGCTACGACCTGATCATCTACGTCAACAGCGATGTCTACGGCACGGACGCGGACGGCTGGGAGCAGCGGCACCTGAACCGGCTGTCGGGCACCCTCACGGACGGGTGCATCCTTGTCACGCCGTGGAGCACAGTGCACAGCAGCACACCTGTGGTGGCCATCGACCCGGTGAAGGACTCGACGATCCCCTCGGTCACCGCGGACAACCTCACCGGCGCCACGGCCGCGGTCGGGCACCTGATCGGTCTCGGCCACCGGCGCATCGGGTTCATCGCGGGCCGATCCAGCCTGCAGGCCGCGTCGTCGCGGGAGGAGGGGTACCACCGGGCGCTCGCCCGGGCGGGTATCGCTGTCGACCCTGGTCTGGTGCGTCGGGGCGACTTCCAGCCCGATACGGCGGTGCCGCTGGCGCGCGCACTACTCGACTCGCCGGACCGCCCGACCGCGATCTTCGCGGCGAGCGACGGCATGGCCCTGAAAGTCCTCGACGTCGCCCGGGAGCTCGGGCTCAGCGTCCCTGACGATCTCTCGATCGTCGGCTTCGACAACGTACCGGAGTCGGCGCTGGCGCAGCCGGCGTTGACCACCGTCGACCAATCCATGTACCAGCTCGGCTACGAGGCGGCACGTCTGCTCACCGCGTTGGTCACCGGCGCACCGGAAGGAGCGCACCAGGTGCTCCTCCCGGTCAAGCTCGTCGTCCGCGGTTCCACCGCACCCCCCGGAACCACACACCTGTGA
- a CDS encoding PaaX family transcriptional regulator codes for MRGRVATDNIDVPRVQAGPNPQHLLATILGEYLESADADLPSAAVVAALREFGITEASARAALSRLTKRGLVAARRPGRPAVYHLTPAAIARHRSRMNHFLTFGARPPRWTGDWTVVTFSLPESRQGQHVGQAQRHDIRKTLSSLGFVRLYDSVWIKPGRDLSVASQAVREVLGGTGQGRWSVMCAQFEDEAGPHGPTAAYDLAGLAAAYSAFIDRYSPLLASVRNRDIGAAEALVARTSIMDSWRTFADTDPDLPEHLLPTPWPRRAARDVFLEIHSALGPLAEARLIEVVRPYWPEAASWITHFQAAEEPVRADGD; via the coding sequence ATGCGTGGTCGTGTGGCGACGGACAACATCGATGTCCCGCGGGTGCAGGCCGGGCCGAACCCGCAGCACCTGCTGGCCACGATCCTCGGGGAGTACCTCGAGTCCGCCGACGCCGACCTGCCGTCGGCGGCGGTGGTCGCCGCGCTGCGGGAGTTCGGCATCACCGAGGCCAGTGCGCGGGCAGCGCTGTCGCGGCTGACCAAGCGCGGGCTCGTCGCGGCTCGGCGTCCCGGCCGGCCGGCGGTGTACCACCTCACGCCCGCGGCCATCGCCCGGCACCGATCGCGGATGAACCACTTCCTGACCTTCGGTGCCCGCCCGCCCCGATGGACCGGTGACTGGACGGTCGTGACCTTCTCCCTTCCGGAGTCCCGGCAGGGGCAGCACGTCGGGCAGGCGCAGCGACACGACATCCGCAAGACACTCAGCTCCTTGGGCTTCGTGCGGCTCTACGACAGCGTATGGATCAAGCCAGGACGCGACCTGTCGGTCGCGAGCCAAGCTGTGCGCGAGGTCCTTGGCGGCACCGGCCAAGGGCGGTGGTCGGTCATGTGCGCCCAGTTCGAGGACGAGGCCGGTCCGCACGGGCCGACCGCCGCGTACGATCTCGCGGGACTGGCCGCGGCGTACTCGGCCTTCATCGACCGGTACTCGCCGCTGCTGGCCTCCGTCCGCAACCGGGACATCGGCGCGGCCGAGGCGCTCGTCGCGCGTACGTCCATCATGGACTCCTGGCGAACCTTCGCTGACACCGATCCGGACCTCCCTGAGCACCTGCTGCCCACACCGTGGCCGCGCCGGGCCGCGAGGGACGTCTTCCTCGAGATTCACTCCGCGCTCGGCCCGCTCGCCGAGGCCCGGCTGATCGAGGTCGTCCGGCCGTACTGGCCGGAGGCAGCGTCATGGATCACTCACTTTCAGGCGGCGGAAGAACCGGTTCGCGCCGACGGGGATTGA